In Chloracidobacterium sp., the following proteins share a genomic window:
- a CDS encoding NADH-quinone oxidoreductase subunit J, with product MASTALFFLFAGFAIMCAISMVYHKNPLYSAISLVGVFISLSCIYITLAAPFIAAVQILIYAGAIMVLVVFVIMLLNLEDDTAKNRLGYLYAVGGGLGVVLLAQTLFVFYAVLRAPQQTVDPNTTAGKTMSIGEAMYTEYLLPVEIVGVLLMMAIIGSVMLARRLRPSQLELVVEEELERRNEPEALEEPRISF from the coding sequence ATGGCTTCGACCGCATTATTTTTCTTATTCGCCGGCTTTGCGATAATGTGCGCCATTTCGATGGTGTATCACAAGAATCCGCTCTACAGCGCGATCTCTTTGGTTGGCGTATTTATCTCGCTGTCGTGCATCTACATCACGCTCGCAGCGCCATTCATCGCTGCGGTGCAGATATTGATATACGCCGGTGCGATCATGGTACTGGTCGTATTTGTCATTATGCTGCTGAACCTGGAAGATGACACGGCCAAGAACCGTCTCGGTTATCTCTATGCTGTCGGCGGCGGGCTCGGGGTCGTGCTGCTTGCACAGACGCTCTTCGTCTTTTACGCAGTGCTGCGTGCGCCGCAGCAGACGGTCGATCCTAACACGACGGCCGGCAAGACGATGTCCATCGGTGAGGCTATGTACACCGAATATCTGCTGCCGGTCGAGATAGTCGGCGTGCTGCTGATGATGGCGATCATCGGTTCGGTGATGCTGGCTCGGCGATTGCGCCCGTCACAGCTTGAGCTTGTTGTCGAAGAAGAATTGGAGCGTCGCAACGAACCTGAGGCGTTAGAAGAGCCGAGGATATCGTTTTAG
- the nuoK gene encoding NADH-quinone oxidoreductase subunit NuoK: MEPNLASYLALSGILFTIGAAGVIFKRNALGMFMCIELMLNAVNLTFVAFSRYYADTTGQLFVFMVMSVAAAEAAVGLGIIIAFFRNKQSVDVDDASILKN; this comes from the coding sequence ATGGAACCCAATCTCGCGAGCTATCTCGCACTGTCAGGAATACTTTTTACGATCGGCGCTGCCGGCGTGATATTCAAGCGCAACGCTCTGGGCATGTTCATGTGTATCGAACTGATGCTCAATGCGGTGAACCTGACATTCGTAGCCTTTTCGCGTTACTACGCCGACACGACCGGGCAGCTTTTTGTATTTATGGTAATGAGCGTCGCCGCAGCGGAGGCGGCTGTAGGATTGGGTATCATCATCGCGTTTTTCCGCAACAAGCAATCCGTCGATGTGGACGATGCGAGTATTTTGAAGAACTGA
- the nuoL gene encoding NADH-quinone oxidoreductase subunit L: MAENNLLSIIIFAPLVGAVINWLIGGRLRNELFSGVLACGAIAVSTAVAFMLAFGEHGALHADKPILDHIWTWIQVGGFRADFALGMDRLSGVYACFVTFVGLLIHIFATGYMKGDPGFYRFFAYLNLFMFAMLTLVLADNYLLMFVGWEGVGLCSYLLIGYYVQKDEARKAAKKAFVMNRIGDWGVLIGIFLIFTLTGSLSFFDKSVDGTYVQSVFTYVLHNLHADPFTWGAIVAGGLTSVGVLLFIGATGKSAQIPLLTWLPDAMAGPTPVSALIHAATMVTAGVYLVVRSNAIYQLAPTAMWIIAVIGAATALFAATIAIAQNDIKKVLAYSTVSQLGFMFLAAGVGAFVVAIFHVMTHAFFKALLFLGSGSVIHGMHHEQDMRKMGGLKKYMPVTFITMAMGWLAICGIPIWAGFFSKDEILYKTFATDRYFPAGPFPGEEVLWAIAVVTAVLTAIYMTRMMVMTFWGEERWTSAESEPPAVAGGLSEASTHAEHADDYVQPSAAAGGSDHDDDHHPLPHDFKPHESPWVMTVPLIILAFLSTVGGLVGVPYAMSSLVGIKDANSFEHVLEPVVAETEMPSAVAAREAAASHEPAVVQKERLLAGLSVIMAIGGIALGWFAFRRTPLRKMPKILEEKWRLDELYNGYVVDPITSLSRNGLWKGFDLGFIDGIVNGIAHFVVEVGNMVRGVQVGFVRSYAAVILLGALAVLGYFIYFGLKLV; the protein is encoded by the coding sequence ATGGCGGAAAACAACCTCCTAAGCATAATCATCTTCGCGCCGCTTGTCGGTGCCGTTATCAATTGGCTGATCGGCGGTCGGTTGAGGAATGAGCTTTTTAGCGGCGTCCTTGCGTGTGGAGCGATCGCGGTGTCGACGGCCGTGGCGTTCATGCTCGCGTTCGGTGAGCACGGTGCACTGCACGCGGACAAGCCGATACTCGACCATATCTGGACCTGGATACAGGTCGGCGGATTTCGGGCGGATTTTGCCCTGGGTATGGATCGCCTGAGCGGCGTTTATGCATGTTTTGTAACATTCGTCGGCCTATTGATCCACATTTTTGCGACGGGTTATATGAAGGGCGATCCCGGATTTTACCGGTTCTTTGCGTATCTCAACCTGTTCATGTTCGCGATGCTGACGCTCGTGCTGGCGGACAACTACCTGCTGATGTTCGTCGGGTGGGAAGGCGTCGGGCTGTGTTCATACCTTTTGATCGGCTACTACGTTCAGAAGGACGAAGCGCGAAAGGCCGCAAAGAAGGCCTTCGTGATGAACCGCATCGGCGATTGGGGCGTGCTCATCGGCATTTTCCTTATCTTTACGCTTACCGGTTCGTTGTCCTTTTTTGATAAATCGGTGGACGGCACATACGTGCAGAGCGTGTTTACCTACGTGCTTCACAATCTGCACGCCGATCCGTTCACCTGGGGCGCAATCGTGGCCGGCGGGCTTACCTCGGTTGGCGTGCTGCTCTTTATCGGCGCGACCGGCAAATCGGCGCAGATACCGCTGCTGACATGGCTGCCCGACGCGATGGCCGGGCCTACGCCCGTCTCGGCGCTGATCCACGCGGCAACGATGGTCACGGCGGGCGTTTATTTGGTCGTCCGTTCGAATGCGATCTATCAACTTGCCCCGACCGCGATGTGGATCATCGCCGTGATCGGTGCCGCGACCGCGCTATTTGCCGCGACCATCGCCATTGCGCAGAACGATATCAAGAAGGTGCTCGCATACTCGACCGTGTCGCAGCTCGGGTTTATGTTCCTGGCGGCCGGTGTCGGCGCATTTGTCGTTGCGATATTTCACGTGATGACGCACGCGTTTTTTAAGGCGCTGCTCTTTCTCGGCTCGGGCAGCGTCATTCACGGAATGCACCATGAGCAGGACATGCGAAAGATGGGCGGGCTGAAGAAATACATGCCCGTCACGTTCATCACGATGGCAATGGGCTGGCTCGCGATCTGCGGCATCCCGATCTGGGCGGGCTTTTTCTCAAAGGATGAGATTCTGTACAAGACATTTGCTACGGATAGGTATTTTCCGGCCGGACCGTTCCCCGGCGAAGAGGTGCTTTGGGCGATCGCGGTTGTAACTGCCGTCCTGACAGCCATTTACATGACCCGGATGATGGTCATGACCTTCTGGGGCGAGGAACGCTGGACGTCGGCCGAGTCAGAACCACCTGCGGTAGCGGGTGGTTTAAGCGAAGCATCCACTCATGCCGAGCATGCCGATGATTACGTTCAACCGTCCGCTGCCGCAGGCGGTTCTGACCACGACGACGATCACCACCCACTGCCGCATGATTTCAAGCCGCACGAATCGCCGTGGGTGATGACCGTGCCGTTGATAATTCTCGCGTTTCTCTCAACAGTCGGCGGACTTGTCGGCGTGCCATACGCGATGAGTTCGCTTGTTGGTATTAAGGACGCGAATTCGTTCGAGCACGTCCTGGAACCTGTCGTTGCCGAGACCGAGATGCCGTCTGCCGTTGCCGCACGCGAGGCAGCCGCGTCGCACGAGCCAGCCGTCGTGCAAAAAGAACGCCTGCTCGCGGGATTATCGGTGATCATGGCGATAGGCGGCATTGCTCTCGGTTGGTTCGCGTTTCGGCGCACGCCGCTTCGCAAGATGCCAAAGATACTCGAGGAGAAATGGCGGCTTGACGAACTCTATAACGGCTACGTCGTCGATCCCATAACAAGCCTGTCGCGAAACGGCCTGTGGAAGGGCTTTGACCTTGGCTTTATCGACGGCATCGTCAACGGCATTGCACACTTTGTCGTTGAGGTCGGCAATATGGTCCGCGGCGTTCAAGTCGGATTTGTCCGCAGCTACGCAGCGGTGATATTGCTCGGGGCGTTGGCTGTGCTTGGTTACTTTATCTATTTTGGATTGAAGCTGGTCTGA
- a CDS encoding NADH-quinone oxidoreductase subunit M, with protein sequence MNSNLLTILILLPLAGSIVVLAYKAFTKQEGQIKWLTLGVTLVNFVVSLAMFSRSAVAGPSGFLFEQNVPWIRAINTNYHIGVDGLSFWLVILTTFIMPIAVISTWHAVEKKVTAFYVFLLLMESAMIGVFVSLDLLVFYLFFEASLIPMFFLIGVWGGQNRIYAAIKFFIFTALGSLLMLVAIIALYYVYADQTGLGGSWDFVAILNAMKSGNVVLTPQTGMLLFLAFALAFSIKVPLFPFHTWLPDAHTEAPTAGSVILAAILLKMGTYGLMRFNFALFPDQARETAWIFITLAIIGIIYGALVAMVQPDMKRLVAYSSVAHMGFVVLGMFSFTELGMQGAVIQMLNHGVSTGALFLLVGFIYERRHTREISEFGGLTNVMPIYATLFVITTMSSIGLPFLNGFVGEFLIMVGMFQSHALSVTQSVNWNYVATMFAGTGVIFAAVYLLWMVQRVFFGKLTNDKNKTLADLSWREIGLMVPLLALMVYMGVFPKPFLTRTEQIVKSIEQRLMQRAGGTIAEHTSKDR encoded by the coding sequence ATTAATTCCAATCTATTGACCATCCTGATCCTGCTGCCCTTGGCCGGCTCGATCGTCGTGCTCGCGTATAAGGCGTTCACAAAGCAGGAAGGGCAGATCAAGTGGTTGACGCTCGGCGTGACGCTGGTGAACTTCGTGGTCTCGCTGGCGATGTTCTCGCGCTCCGCTGTGGCCGGGCCGAGCGGGTTTCTTTTTGAGCAGAACGTGCCGTGGATCAGGGCGATCAATACGAATTATCACATCGGCGTTGACGGCTTGAGCTTTTGGCTCGTGATACTGACGACGTTCATCATGCCTATCGCGGTCATTTCGACTTGGCACGCGGTCGAGAAGAAAGTGACGGCGTTTTACGTCTTTTTGCTGCTGATGGAATCGGCGATGATAGGTGTTTTTGTCTCGCTCGATCTGCTTGTGTTTTACCTCTTTTTTGAGGCGTCGCTGATACCGATGTTTTTCTTGATAGGTGTCTGGGGCGGGCAAAACCGCATCTACGCAGCGATCAAGTTCTTTATTTTTACAGCGTTAGGCAGCCTGCTGATGCTGGTCGCGATCATCGCGCTGTACTACGTCTATGCTGACCAGACGGGCCTCGGCGGGTCGTGGGACTTTGTCGCTATCCTGAATGCGATGAAGTCCGGCAACGTCGTTCTGACGCCGCAGACCGGCATGCTGCTGTTCCTTGCCTTTGCTTTGGCGTTCTCGATCAAGGTGCCCCTCTTTCCGTTCCACACGTGGCTTCCCGACGCGCATACTGAGGCCCCGACGGCCGGTTCGGTCATTCTCGCCGCGATACTGCTCAAGATGGGAACGTACGGGCTGATGCGGTTCAATTTCGCTCTCTTTCCCGATCAGGCCCGCGAGACGGCGTGGATATTTATCACGCTTGCTATCATCGGGATCATCTACGGAGCTCTCGTCGCGATGGTGCAGCCCGACATGAAGCGGCTCGTGGCATATTCGTCGGTCGCTCACATGGGCTTTGTCGTGCTGGGAATGTTCTCGTTCACCGAGTTGGGCATGCAGGGCGCGGTCATTCAGATGCTCAACCACGGCGTTTCGACTGGAGCGCTGTTCTTGCTCGTAGGCTTTATATACGAACGCCGTCACACACGCGAGATCAGCGAATTCGGCGGCCTCACGAATGTGATGCCGATCTACGCGACGCTCTTTGTGATCACGACGATGTCATCGATCGGACTGCCGTTCCTTAACGGGTTTGTCGGTGAATTCCTGATAATGGTCGGCATGTTCCAGTCGCACGCGCTTAGCGTCACGCAGTCGGTCAACTGGAATTACGTCGCGACGATGTTCGCGGGCACGGGCGTCATCTTTGCGGCAGTCTACCTGCTCTGGATGGTGCAGCGAGTGTTCTTTGGCAAGCTGACAAACGATAAGAACAAGACGCTCGCCGACCTCTCATGGCGTGAGATCGGCCTAATGGTGCCGCTGCTTGCTTTGATGGTGTATATGGGCGTATTCCCGAAGCCGTTCCTGACGCGAACTGAGCAGATCGTTAAGAGCATCGAGCAGCGCCTGATGCAGCGCGCTGGCGGGACCATTGCGGAGCACACTTCGAAAGATAGATAA
- a CDS encoding type II toxin-antitoxin system HicB family antitoxin has translation MNSEFTAIIERDGEWYIGYCPEIPGANGQGRTVEECRSNLASAIELILEDRLEDALRGIPPEAIRDSVVVAT, from the coding sequence ATGAATAGCGAGTTTACAGCGATCATTGAACGGGATGGCGAGTGGTATATCGGCTATTGCCCTGAGATTCCCGGAGCTAACGGCCAGGGGCGAACAGTCGAAGAATGCCGATCAAATCTTGCATCGGCGATCGAATTGATACTCGAAGACCGGCTTGAAGATGCTCTTCGCGGGATTCCGCCGGAAGCGATCAGGGATTCGGTCGTCGTCGCGACATGA
- a CDS encoding DUF1684 domain-containing protein has translation MRLLFLAIFVIGLLVPVNGQTFYGSTDVKAFRDGRDHEFRNKEESPLKEEDLAAFKGLNYFPVDDAFRVSARFTRTPEEKYFQMPTSSGISKKFVKYGVLRFDLFGTERKLSVYQIDKEVLDKFPEYADLLFIPFRDATNRTETYAGGRYIDIRQPKDAAVVVNFNLAYNPNCAYGTDKYNCPIPPRENTLDVAITAGEKRFEYLERANRDLK, from the coding sequence ATGAGGCTTCTCTTTCTTGCCATCTTTGTGATCGGGCTACTCGTGCCTGTGAATGGCCAGACGTTCTACGGCTCGACCGATGTCAAGGCGTTTCGCGACGGACGGGACCATGAGTTTCGTAACAAGGAGGAATCGCCGCTGAAGGAAGAGGACCTTGCGGCCTTCAAAGGGCTTAACTATTTCCCGGTGGATGACGCATTTCGGGTCAGTGCGCGGTTTACACGGACGCCGGAAGAGAAATATTTCCAGATGCCGACGTCGTCTGGAATAAGCAAGAAATTTGTAAAGTATGGCGTCCTGAGATTCGATCTGTTTGGCACCGAAAGGAAGCTCAGCGTCTATCAGATCGATAAGGAGGTGCTCGATAAATTTCCCGAGTATGCCGACCTGCTTTTCATACCGTTCCGCGACGCCACCAATAGGACCGAGACCTACGCGGGCGGAAGGTATATCGACATTCGACAGCCCAAGGACGCCGCAGTAGTAGTCAATTTTAATTTGGCCTACAATCCAAACTGCGCGTACGGCACCGACAAATACAATTGCCCGATACCACCGCGCGAGAACACGCTCGATGTCGCGATAACGGCAGGTGAAAAGCGATTTGAGTATTTGGAAAGAGCAAATAGAGACCTGAAATGA
- a CDS encoding NADH-quinone oxidoreductase subunit N: MNTFLLTELTRPDANIAIIAPELTVAIAGVVVMLYDSFFPGRRGVTGAISIIGLVASGAILATMWGGHPATAWNGMIAHDNLRISFSFVFLFVSAMTVLISTVWVERENVPAGEYHALLLFATFGMMMMSAGNDLVIIFLGLEVLSIATYVMAGLRRTDLKSNESAMKYFILGSFASAFLLYGMALIYGATGSTDLTQIAAKMASPNFPALLLAGGAMMIVGFGFKIAMAPFHVWTPDVYEGAPTPITGFMAAGPKAAAFASFLRVFVFGLPLLAGVPVAALLHESWITILTVLAMATIVVGNVAAIMQNNVKRMLAYSSIAHAGYALVGFIGAGLAKASTVRDEAVASVAFYMVTYAVTNMGAFAIVTLLAEKNDRRAEFEDYTGIGFKSPVLSFSLSLFMLSLLGLPLTAGFMGKVLVFSSAMVAAEPLVTALVVVAVLGSAVSAYYYLRLIVLMFFRERTTEWAAPKLSAAMAAVLIITVAGVLYFGIFSDSVIQRFSRPVATQKAQLK; the protein is encoded by the coding sequence ATGAACACGTTCCTGTTGACCGAGCTGACACGTCCCGACGCAAACATCGCGATCATCGCGCCTGAGTTGACCGTTGCAATCGCCGGTGTCGTCGTCATGCTCTATGACAGCTTTTTTCCGGGGCGGCGCGGGGTGACGGGGGCGATCTCGATCATCGGCCTTGTCGCATCGGGTGCGATACTGGCGACGATGTGGGGCGGCCATCCGGCGACGGCCTGGAACGGCATGATTGCGCATGACAATCTGAGGATCAGTTTCTCGTTCGTTTTCCTGTTCGTTTCTGCAATGACCGTGCTCATCTCGACGGTTTGGGTCGAGCGCGAGAACGTGCCCGCGGGCGAATATCACGCATTGCTGTTGTTTGCGACGTTTGGAATGATGATGATGTCGGCGGGCAACGATCTGGTCATCATTTTCCTCGGCCTCGAGGTCCTGTCGATCGCGACCTATGTGATGGCCGGATTGCGGCGAACGGACCTAAAATCGAATGAGTCTGCGATGAAATACTTCATCCTCGGTTCGTTCGCATCCGCGTTTCTGCTGTATGGAATGGCCCTGATCTATGGGGCTACGGGCTCGACCGATCTGACCCAGATCGCCGCGAAGATGGCATCACCGAACTTCCCGGCACTATTGCTTGCGGGCGGCGCGATGATGATCGTCGGGTTTGGGTTCAAGATCGCGATGGCGCCGTTCCACGTTTGGACGCCTGACGTTTACGAGGGTGCGCCGACGCCGATCACCGGCTTTATGGCGGCCGGGCCAAAGGCCGCCGCCTTTGCATCGTTCCTGCGTGTCTTTGTTTTCGGCCTGCCGCTGCTCGCCGGTGTGCCGGTCGCAGCATTGCTCCACGAGTCGTGGATCACGATCCTCACGGTCCTCGCAATGGCGACGATCGTTGTCGGCAACGTCGCCGCGATCATGCAGAACAACGTCAAGCGAATGCTCGCATATTCGTCAATCGCCCACGCGGGCTACGCGCTCGTCGGATTCATAGGTGCGGGCCTCGCTAAGGCGTCAACTGTCCGAGACGAGGCCGTCGCCTCGGTCGCCTTTTATATGGTGACCTATGCCGTGACGAACATGGGCGCGTTCGCCATCGTTACTCTGCTCGCCGAGAAAAACGACCGCCGCGCCGAATTTGAGGATTACACGGGCATCGGATTTAAGTCGCCGGTTCTTTCCTTCTCGTTATCGCTCTTTATGCTAAGCCTGCTCGGCCTGCCCCTGACGGCCGGATTCATGGGCAAGGTGCTGGTATTCAGCTCGGCGATGGTCGCGGCTGAGCCGCTGGTGACAGCCCTCGTCGTAGTGGCCGTGCTCGGTTCGGCGGTTTCGGCCTATTATTATTTGCGGCTGATCGTGCTGATGTTCTTTCGCGAACGCACGACCGAATGGGCGGCACCGAAATTGTCCGCTGCGATGGCGGCCGTGCTTATCATTACTGTCGCCGGTGTGCTCTATTTCGGCATTTTCTCTGACAGCGTCATCCAGCGGTTCTCGCGGCCCGTAGCTACGCAGAAGGCCCAGCTAAAGTAG
- a CDS encoding carboxylate-amine ligase: protein MFDQFTLGIEEEFQIVDPETRELKSHVSEILDEGKMLLGEKIKPEMIQSMIEVGTGVCANIQEARTDITQLRCIISDLAQKKGMAIVAASTHPFSKWSEQEIYDGARYKLLVDELQMVARSLLIFGVHVHVGIPDLERRIHIMNAARYFLPHILAMTTSSPFWLGHNTGLKSYRSEVFKKFPRTEIPDHFESYAQYEAYVNLLIKMNCIPDGSKIWWDVRPHYKFPTLEFRVCDIPTRVDDTVAVAALFQAIVARLHQLIDKNLGFRIYKRRLILENKWRAIRYGLDGKLLDLGKQKEVPVKDLIRELLDFVEPVVGPLGSRDEIDHIHTILDRGTSADEQLRVYEQSGGNFKAVVDMLMKNTLENVPSSESRP from the coding sequence ATGTTCGATCAATTCACATTGGGTATCGAGGAAGAATTCCAGATCGTCGATCCGGAGACGCGCGAGTTGAAATCGCACGTCTCGGAGATACTCGACGAGGGCAAGATGCTCCTCGGCGAAAAGATCAAGCCCGAAATGATCCAGTCGATGATCGAGGTAGGCACAGGCGTCTGCGCGAACATTCAGGAAGCGCGCACCGACATCACCCAACTTCGATGCATAATCTCGGACCTCGCGCAGAAAAAGGGCATGGCGATCGTCGCCGCGTCAACGCATCCTTTCTCAAAGTGGTCCGAACAGGAGATCTACGACGGCGCCCGTTATAAGCTGCTGGTCGACGAACTGCAAATGGTCGCGCGATCTCTGCTGATCTTTGGAGTCCACGTGCATGTCGGCATCCCCGATCTCGAACGCCGTATTCACATCATGAATGCAGCGCGTTACTTTTTGCCGCACATACTGGCGATGACGACGTCGTCGCCGTTCTGGCTGGGACACAATACGGGTCTTAAATCATACCGCTCAGAGGTCTTTAAGAAATTCCCCCGAACGGAGATCCCTGACCATTTTGAGTCGTATGCTCAGTACGAGGCCTATGTCAATCTGCTGATAAAGATGAACTGTATTCCCGACGGTTCAAAGATCTGGTGGGATGTGCGGCCGCATTATAAGTTCCCGACTCTCGAATTTCGCGTTTGCGACATACCGACGCGCGTGGATGACACCGTTGCCGTCGCGGCCCTGTTTCAGGCGATCGTCGCGCGGCTGCACCAGTTGATCGATAAGAATCTGGGATTCCGCATCTATAAGCGTCGCCTTATTCTGGAAAATAAATGGCGCGCCATCCGCTACGGCCTCGACGGCAAATTGCTCGATCTCGGCAAACAAAAAGAGGTCCCTGTAAAGGACCTCATCCGCGAACTTCTCGATTTTGTCGAACCGGTCGTCGGGCCTTTAGGCTCGCGCGACGAGATCGACCACATCCACACCATCCTCGATCGCGGCACCTCAGCCGACGAGCAACTGCGTGTTTACGAGCAGAGCGGCGGCAACTTCAAAGCGGTCGTCGATATGCTGATGAAAAACACGCTCGAGAATGTCCCATCTAGCGAATCGAGACCGTAA
- a CDS encoding four helix bundle protein yields MARIERFEDIEAWKLAREVTRTVYAVSSSGAFAKDFALVNQIRRAAVSILSNIAEGFERNGDKEFVQFLTVAKGSCGEVRAQLYIAMDQGYLDEKNFLKLREEVVQVSMMIAGLIAYLKQSELKGSKFR; encoded by the coding sequence ATGGCGCGAATTGAGAGGTTTGAGGATATTGAAGCTTGGAAGCTAGCCCGTGAGGTTACGAGAACGGTCTATGCCGTAAGTTCGTCCGGGGCATTTGCGAAGGATTTTGCGCTGGTAAATCAGATCCGCAGGGCGGCTGTATCGATCCTATCTAATATTGCAGAAGGATTTGAGCGAAACGGAGATAAGGAATTTGTGCAATTTCTAACGGTAGCGAAGGGCTCCTGCGGAGAAGTCAGGGCTCAACTCTATATAGCAATGGACCAGGGCTACTTGGACGAAAAGAACTTCCTGAAACTTAGGGAAGAGGTAGTCCAAGTGAGCATGATGATCGCTGGTTTGATAGCCTATCTGAAACAGTCGGAGCTCAAAGGCAGCAAGTTTCGCTAA
- a CDS encoding PilZ domain-containing protein, whose product MAEHEPGDAASWSNRRGSERKKLIIDVRFEGGDGTGIANTRDIGSGGLYMTTTAPLDQGTPIMMTLSLGERTLNLNGVVAYSDPGHGVGVRFRNLTAEDDAFLRSELEMI is encoded by the coding sequence ATGGCTGAGCACGAACCCGGTGATGCTGCGTCTTGGTCTAACAGGCGCGGCTCCGAACGCAAGAAGCTGATAATTGACGTCCGCTTTGAGGGCGGCGACGGCACCGGTATCGCGAATACGCGCGATATCGGCTCGGGCGGACTGTATATGACGACGACGGCCCCGCTCGATCAAGGCACGCCGATAATGATGACGTTGAGCCTCGGCGAACGCACGCTGAACCTCAACGGGGTCGTTGCCTACTCCGATCCGGGCCATGGCGTCGGCGTGCGGTTTCGCAACCTCACCGCGGAGGATGACGCTTTTCTACGTTCAGAGCTAGAGATGATCTAA
- a CDS encoding LysR family transcriptional regulator yields the protein MDINGLEVLVTVARERSFSRAAEVLGRTQPAISQAIRRLEADIGERLFDRSSKDGTLTPAGQVLLGHAKQMLALRQHALVAVTELRDLRHGKVTISANEHTVFYLLPVIAEFRRQHPLIKIEVQRGVASRIPKQITAREVELGVISFTPRDASLRVVPVLNDELALIVAPTHRLARHQRVSIKELAEEPFVAHNAPSPYRQKVIEAFESHDTKLNIVIELPSLEAIKKLVESGIGVALVPRLTANDEIASGRLCALSVKEMRLERKLNIIYRRNSQLSHAARKFLEIAKQMRRTTDTPMD from the coding sequence GTGGACATAAATGGTCTCGAAGTGCTCGTCACGGTCGCGCGCGAACGCAGCTTCTCGCGCGCCGCCGAGGTGCTCGGGCGTACACAGCCCGCGATCAGCCAGGCGATAAGGCGGCTCGAGGCGGACATCGGCGAGAGGCTCTTCGACCGCTCGTCAAAGGACGGCACGCTCACACCGGCCGGTCAGGTCCTGTTGGGGCACGCGAAGCAGATGCTCGCTCTGCGACAGCACGCGCTGGTCGCCGTGACCGAGCTTCGCGACCTGCGTCACGGCAAGGTCACGATTAGCGCCAATGAGCATACGGTCTTTTACCTGCTGCCGGTGATCGCTGAATTCCGCAGGCAGCATCCGCTGATCAAGATCGAGGTCCAACGCGGCGTCGCCAGCCGCATTCCAAAGCAGATCACCGCCCGCGAGGTCGAGCTCGGCGTCATCTCGTTCACGCCGAGAGACGCCAGCCTGCGCGTCGTCCCGGTCCTGAATGATGAGCTCGCGCTGATCGTCGCTCCGACACACCGGCTCGCCCGACATCAGCGCGTGTCGATCAAAGAGCTTGCTGAGGAGCCGTTCGTCGCACACAATGCGCCGTCTCCATACCGACAAAAGGTCATCGAAGCATTCGAAAGCCACGATACAAAACTCAACATTGTCATCGAGTTACCGTCGCTGGAGGCGATCAAGAAACTGGTCGAATCAGGCATCGGCGTGGCGCTGGTGCCTCGGCTGACGGCAAACGACGAGATCGCATCGGGACGGCTGTGTGCATTGTCGGTAAAGGAAATGCGGCTCGAACGCAAGCTCAACATCATCTACCGCCGCAACTCCCAGCTCTCACACGCCGCCCGTAAATTTCTTGAGATCGCAAAACAGATGCGACGAACCACAGATACGCCTATGGATTAG